Proteins from one Rhodoflexus caldus genomic window:
- a CDS encoding sigma-70 family RNA polymerase sigma factor — translation MRQLKITNTITDRRESATLEKYFTEISRIEMLTVDEEVELARRIKQGDKAALDKLTKANLRFVVSVAKQYQNGHMPLNDLINEGNLGLIKAAQKFDETRGFKFISYAVWWIRQSIMQAIAENGRIVRLPANKTNALNKLKTATGEWEQQYEREPTPEELAEILEMDLKEIKGIMTTSVRQVSVDAPFDNEDGGTLLDVMSDDSTESTDKNVEYNESLSIETERALSILSERERKILKLFFGIGIESPMTLDQIGEIMGTTRERVRQIKEKALKKMRASSKAGQLAEYLG, via the coding sequence ATGCGTCAGTTAAAAATCACAAACACCATTACCGACCGTCGCGAAAGCGCTACCCTCGAGAAGTACTTCACAGAAATCAGCCGTATTGAGATGCTGACCGTGGACGAGGAGGTAGAACTTGCGCGTCGCATTAAGCAGGGCGACAAAGCCGCATTAGACAAGCTGACCAAAGCCAACCTCCGATTTGTAGTATCGGTGGCCAAGCAATATCAGAATGGGCATATGCCTTTGAATGACCTGATTAATGAAGGTAATTTAGGTCTGATTAAGGCTGCCCAAAAGTTTGATGAAACTCGTGGCTTTAAGTTTATTTCCTATGCAGTTTGGTGGATTCGTCAGTCCATTATGCAGGCAATTGCCGAAAACGGTCGTATCGTACGCTTGCCGGCCAATAAAACCAACGCATTAAACAAATTGAAAACAGCCACCGGCGAGTGGGAACAGCAATATGAGCGCGAGCCAACTCCCGAGGAATTGGCAGAAATCCTTGAAATGGATTTGAAAGAAATCAAAGGCATTATGACAACTTCGGTTCGTCAAGTGTCTGTGGATGCGCCTTTTGACAACGAGGACGGCGGCACACTGCTGGACGTTATGTCGGACGACAGCACCGAAAGCACCGACAAAAACGTTGAGTACAACGAATCGCTCAGCATTGAAACCGAACGTGCGTTGTCTATTTTGAGCGAGCGCGAGCGCAAAATCTTGAAGTTATTCTTCGGTATTGGTATTGAGTCGCCCATGACTTTAGACCAAATCGGCGAAATTATGGGTACTACCCGCGAACGTGTTCGCCAAATCAAGGAAAAGGCTTTGAAGAAAATGCGTGCTTCTTCTAAAGCCGGACAACTGGCTGAATATCTGGGATAA
- a CDS encoding cyclic nucleotide-binding domain-containing protein: MFRFFDQKSYSPREKVMFRFLRRSDIFRNLTDDELALFLPHLHPRRYLQNEAIFFRGDPSQALYIIKSGEVKLNLDVEDNFEELITLTRGDTFGDNAILEGARRNFNAIAASEVCELWVLAQVNILAIFEEDAEIKAKMSLAFAAYYDRYVRHIVKAYRNNFGFFNLGNAYLSAKREGNKG, translated from the coding sequence ATGTTTCGCTTTTTTGACCAGAAATCGTATTCTCCGCGCGAAAAAGTCATGTTTCGCTTTTTGCGTCGCAGCGATATATTCCGCAACCTGACCGATGACGAGTTGGCGTTGTTCCTTCCGCATTTGCATCCGCGCCGCTATTTGCAAAATGAGGCCATTTTCTTTCGCGGCGACCCCAGTCAGGCACTGTACATCATCAAGTCAGGGGAGGTAAAGCTCAACTTAGATGTAGAAGATAACTTTGAGGAACTCATTACGCTCACCCGCGGCGATACCTTTGGCGACAATGCTATTTTGGAAGGAGCACGACGCAATTTCAACGCAATTGCCGCCTCAGAGGTGTGCGAATTGTGGGTGCTGGCACAGGTGAATATCTTGGCCATTTTTGAAGAAGACGCAGAGATAAAAGCGAAAATGTCGCTGGCATTTGCGGCCTACTATGACCGCTACGTGCGACACATCGTAAAAGCCTACCGCAATAATTTCGGATTTTTCAATTTGGGCAATGCCTACCTGAGTGCCAAGCGGGAAGGAAACAAGGGATAA
- a CDS encoding AAA family ATPase, with protein sequence MRPHFLEIQAFGPYIEHQRIDFGKFSGNNLFLLHGPTGAGKTTIFDAMSCALFGDTTGDRDHQQMRSDFAADNQPTIVKFCFRQRGNFYVAYYEKRKKKRSEGFDDDRQFYRSDENGNPLPDEKILTKKDEIKNEVSNILHFTKEQFLQIVVLPQGAFQRFLRANGDDKAKILSAIFRTERFTEFQKRLQERLNTASGELQNLQTAEKTLLANGQLSEGESIENRLQSLHEEAQKLADYLQELEAANNAAQQQLVTERALNDDFQHFEKIRQQLHAHLASREAYEQLKQQKARLENVRDLKPLFDRGFELKHSIDEKQQAQQKTIEKKQQEQKRLQQTEQDLVNHAEQKNAAEQAREAAQSLREKLPDFAKAAELRQQIAATQQQLATQSDNLHALQKEIANIEEKIAANDKQLSQLHETARQLALYEREEKDLNALRETLQKLTAAQAAAEEAAKVTAKMAAQYDLAAKAAEKAHQHYRETERLWRSSQAALLAETLQPAQPCPVCGATEHPNPAQPADKRVDDIELEKAHQAKEKAEKAEQEARNAYQDAKNEQAMQENTCQILAASFTDGIPSQEALEQQWQQAARQRKNAEAAQKQWQALQQATEQLKQQQQDKTAQAKAAEEEVRKHELALSGLQSNWQAVTERLPAGIPDAATAEKQVAASANQYAQWEKKQQTLEKALNEARETYARLQTTAEQQQTALNEQEQQLNELRERTKQACLAKGFTAMNEVVAWVKEFSEETLKDLAQKIEDWEKTELTLQTTFNEAQKKVAGKQKPDLDTTAQKAQAAAQTLRNYQSKSGEIGNNIKRLQDLQQQLTALRQQITDKEAVVKPLRELFALASGDNADKLRLQHFVLRFYFNEVLAKANLRLEQLSGGRYTLLNDETVGRGKDGMRLAVFDQYSGTTRPVENLSGGETFFTSLALALGLTDVITSQSGGIALESMFIDEGFGTLDSETLDLAIRTLAELEGSQRLVGIISHVSELKERIPAKIEVIKERKGSKIVQA encoded by the coding sequence ATGAGACCGCACTTTCTTGAAATACAGGCATTCGGCCCATACATAGAGCATCAGCGCATTGATTTCGGCAAGTTTTCGGGCAACAACCTGTTCCTTTTGCACGGCCCGACGGGTGCAGGCAAAACCACCATCTTTGATGCCATGAGTTGTGCGCTGTTTGGCGATACCACCGGCGACCGCGACCACCAGCAAATGCGCTCGGACTTTGCCGCTGATAATCAGCCTACTATCGTAAAGTTTTGTTTCAGGCAGCGCGGTAATTTCTACGTAGCGTATTACGAAAAACGAAAGAAAAAGCGCAGCGAAGGCTTTGATGACGACCGCCAATTCTATCGCTCCGATGAAAACGGCAACCCGTTGCCCGATGAAAAAATACTGACCAAGAAAGACGAGATTAAAAACGAGGTCAGCAACATTTTACACTTTACCAAAGAGCAGTTTTTGCAGATTGTGGTGCTGCCACAGGGCGCATTTCAGCGTTTTTTGCGGGCAAACGGCGATGATAAGGCTAAAATTCTGAGTGCAATTTTTCGCACCGAGCGGTTTACAGAGTTTCAGAAGCGCCTGCAAGAGCGATTGAACACTGCATCAGGGGAGCTCCAAAACCTGCAAACCGCCGAGAAAACATTGCTTGCCAATGGGCAATTGTCTGAAGGCGAGAGCATAGAAAACCGTCTGCAAAGTTTGCACGAAGAGGCGCAAAAACTTGCCGACTATTTGCAGGAATTGGAGGCAGCCAATAATGCAGCACAGCAGCAGTTAGTTACCGAACGTGCTTTAAACGATGATTTCCAGCATTTTGAAAAAATACGGCAGCAACTCCATGCGCATTTGGCAAGCCGAGAAGCCTACGAGCAGTTGAAGCAGCAAAAAGCCCGTTTGGAAAATGTACGCGATTTAAAGCCGCTGTTTGACCGTGGCTTTGAATTGAAACACAGCATAGATGAAAAGCAGCAAGCACAGCAAAAAACCATAGAGAAAAAACAGCAAGAACAGAAGCGCTTGCAGCAAACCGAGCAGGATTTGGTTAATCATGCCGAGCAAAAAAATGCTGCCGAACAGGCGCGGGAAGCCGCACAAAGCCTGCGAGAGAAGTTGCCCGATTTTGCCAAAGCTGCGGAATTGCGGCAACAAATTGCGGCAACGCAGCAACAATTGGCTACCCAATCGGACAATTTACATGCGTTGCAAAAAGAAATTGCAAACATAGAGGAAAAAATTGCTGCCAATGATAAGCAACTGAGCCAACTGCACGAAACCGCCCGACAATTGGCATTGTACGAGCGCGAAGAAAAAGACCTGAACGCACTTCGGGAGACTTTGCAGAAATTGACGGCAGCGCAGGCTGCAGCAGAGGAAGCCGCAAAAGTTACTGCCAAGATGGCGGCGCAGTATGACTTGGCGGCAAAAGCGGCAGAAAAAGCCCATCAACACTACCGCGAAACCGAGCGATTGTGGCGCAGCAGTCAGGCAGCCTTATTGGCAGAAACGCTGCAACCGGCACAGCCCTGCCCCGTTTGCGGTGCAACCGAGCACCCGAATCCTGCGCAACCTGCCGATAAGCGTGTGGATGATATTGAATTAGAAAAAGCCCACCAAGCCAAAGAAAAGGCCGAAAAAGCCGAACAGGAGGCACGAAATGCTTACCAAGACGCAAAGAACGAGCAGGCAATGCAGGAGAACACTTGCCAAATATTGGCAGCAAGTTTTACCGACGGCATCCCTTCGCAGGAAGCGTTGGAGCAGCAGTGGCAACAGGCCGCCCGACAGCGCAAAAATGCCGAAGCGGCGCAAAAGCAGTGGCAAGCATTGCAACAAGCAACCGAGCAACTCAAACAGCAGCAGCAAGATAAAACAGCACAAGCAAAAGCTGCGGAAGAAGAGGTGCGTAAGCATGAGCTTGCTTTGAGTGGTTTGCAAAGCAATTGGCAGGCCGTTACAGAGCGGCTTCCTGCGGGCATCCCCGATGCGGCAACCGCAGAAAAACAGGTTGCTGCATCGGCTAACCAATATGCGCAATGGGAAAAAAAGCAGCAGACCTTAGAAAAGGCACTCAATGAAGCCCGCGAAACATACGCACGCCTGCAAACCACGGCCGAACAACAGCAAACAGCACTGAATGAGCAAGAGCAGCAGCTCAACGAACTGCGCGAACGAACCAAGCAGGCTTGCTTGGCCAAAGGATTTACCGCCATGAATGAGGTTGTGGCTTGGGTCAAAGAGTTTTCCGAAGAGACATTAAAAGACCTTGCCCAAAAGATTGAAGATTGGGAAAAAACGGAACTGACCCTGCAAACAACGTTCAACGAAGCTCAAAAAAAAGTAGCAGGAAAGCAAAAACCCGACTTGGATACCACTGCGCAGAAAGCCCAAGCCGCTGCCCAAACGCTGCGCAATTATCAGAGCAAGTCGGGCGAAATTGGCAACAATATCAAGCGTTTGCAGGATTTACAACAGCAACTGACCGCCCTGCGACAACAAATTACCGACAAAGAAGCCGTTGTTAAGCCTTTGCGGGAGCTTTTTGCACTTGCCTCGGGCGACAATGCGGATAAACTTCGCCTGCAACACTTCGTCCTTCGTTTCTATTTTAACGAAGTACTTGCCAAAGCCAATTTGCGATTGGAACAACTTTCGGGCGGGCGCTATACCTTGCTGAACGATGAAACCGTTGGGCGCGGCAAAGATGGGATGCGACTGGCAGTCTTTGACCAATACTCCGGCACCACGCGCCCCGTTGAGAACCTCTCCGGCGGAGAAACTTTCTTTACTTCGCTGGCGCTGGCACTGGGGCTCACGGATGTGATTACTTCGCAAAGCGGCGGCATTGCCTTAGAGTCCATGTTCATAGACGAGGGCTTTGGTACGCTGGACAGCGAAACGCTGGATTTAGCCATCCGAACCCTTGCCGAACTGGAAGGCAGCCAACGACTTGTCGGCATTATTTCGCACGTAAGTGAACTCAAAGAGCGGATTCCCGCCAAAATTGAGGTCATTAAAGAGCGAAAAGGCAGTAAAATTGTACAAGCATGA